In Flavobacterium enshiense, the genomic stretch TTACATCGGAGAAACTGCCGACCTAGACAGAAGACTTCAGTGGCACCTCTCAAAAGAATTCAAAAATGCTCATTCTGCAATCGCTGAAGACTGGCAACTATTTTTCAAGATAAACTGCAAAAACATCACTCAAGCAAGAAAGATCGAAAACCACATTAAAGCGATGAAGTCCAAAAAATACATCCAAAACCTGACTATTTACCCAGACATAACAATCAGATTACTGGAAAAATACAACCAACTATAAGGGTCCTTGTCCCGATAGCTATCGGGACGAGCCCAAGAGGGGGAGCTTTTAAAGCCTGACAGCAATGTCGGGCTTTTTTTGTACAAATAAAACTCCAAGCCATGCACTACGTTTACATTCTTTACTCGCCCCAAAAAGAAACTTTTTACATCGGAGAAACTGCCGACCTAGACAGAAGACTTCAGTGGCACCTTTCAAAAGAATTCAAAAATGCTCATTCTGCAATCGCTGAAGACTGGCAACTATTTTTCAAGATAAACTGCAAAAACATCACTCAAGCAAGAAAGATCGAAAACCACATTAAAGCGATGAAGTCCAAAAAATACATCCAAAACCTGACTATTTACCCAGACATAACAATCAGATTACTGGAAAAATACAACCAATTATAAGGGTCCTTGTCCCGATAGCTATCGGGAC encodes the following:
- a CDS encoding GIY-YIG nuclease family protein: MHYVYILYSPQKETFYIGETADLDRRLQWHLSKEFKNAHSAIAEDWQLFFKINCKNITQARKIENHIKAMKSKKYIQNLTIYPDITIRLLEKYNQL
- a CDS encoding GIY-YIG nuclease family protein: MHYVYILYSPQKETFYIGETADLDRRLQWHLSKEFKNAHSAIAEDWQLFFKINCKNITQARKIENHIKAMKSKKYIQNLTIYPDITIRLLEKYNQL